A genomic region of Devosia ginsengisoli contains the following coding sequences:
- a CDS encoding SDR family oxidoreductase, which translates to MPDLFNLSGKIAMVTGGAGILGHGFCQVLAEHGAAVALVDLSRDAADNAARQIRDAVPGATILPVECDVADSASVAAAVDTIVGQLGGIDILHNNAATKSGDLNAFFEPFETFDPSIWREIMGVNIDGMFLVAQAVGRQMLAQGRGGSMIKTASIYGVVAPDQRIYEGSNYMGRAINTPAVYSASKAAVIGLARYLATYWAEAGIRVNVLTPGGIESGQNDVFRTRYANRVPLGRMGADSELHGALIYLASDASSYVTGQNLIVDGGLSAW; encoded by the coding sequence ATGCCTGATCTATTCAATCTCTCCGGCAAAATCGCGATGGTGACTGGAGGTGCCGGAATTCTCGGGCACGGTTTCTGTCAGGTTCTCGCGGAGCACGGGGCCGCCGTGGCGCTGGTGGATCTCAGCCGCGATGCAGCGGACAATGCCGCTAGGCAGATTCGTGATGCCGTGCCCGGCGCCACGATATTGCCGGTGGAATGCGACGTGGCCGATAGCGCAAGCGTAGCGGCCGCTGTCGACACAATCGTTGGACAATTGGGCGGCATTGACATCCTGCATAACAATGCGGCGACCAAGTCGGGCGACCTCAATGCCTTTTTCGAGCCCTTCGAGACCTTCGACCCGAGCATCTGGCGCGAGATCATGGGCGTCAATATCGATGGCATGTTTCTTGTCGCACAGGCTGTAGGCCGGCAGATGCTGGCGCAGGGACGCGGCGGTAGCATGATCAAGACGGCGTCGATCTATGGCGTCGTCGCCCCTGATCAACGTATCTATGAAGGCTCAAATTATATGGGCCGGGCGATCAACACACCTGCCGTCTACAGTGCCTCAAAAGCAGCTGTGATTGGGCTGGCACGCTATCTGGCGACTTATTGGGCCGAGGCCGGTATCCGGGTCAATGTGCTGACGCCGGGTGGTATCGAGAGCGGCCAGAACGACGTGTTCCGCACCCGCTATGCCAATCGGGTTCCCTTAGGGCGCATGGGGGCCGATAGCGAATTGCACGGCGCGCTGATCTATCTGGCCTCGGATGCCTCCAGCTATGTGACCGGACAGAATCTAATCGTCGATGGCGGCCTCAGCGCGTGGTAA
- a CDS encoding Gfo/Idh/MocA family oxidoreductase, whose translation MRLGIIGFSEGNGHPFSFSAIINGYERKGFEAADWPVILAYLDKQPAENFGFGDARVTHAWTQFPDLTQKLCAACSIANAVDRPEDMLGDIDALIIARDDWETHAALATPFLQAGIPVFIDKPLTLDPGELVALRPYVEQGMLMSTSGLRFAQELDAIVEKLPDLGPISLISATVLNGLDKYGIHMLDAIDTFGLGKPRQITRLAAGHQAFALLLDSGVTVNLNCLGSVAKTFHLSVFGKGGHVHVDLHDNFSAFRRTMGAFVEMVRTRRPPIAPARLVETMDLIRLALAMEPGQTRDVSDA comes from the coding sequence ATGCGCCTGGGGATCATCGGCTTCAGTGAGGGCAATGGCCACCCCTTCTCCTTCTCGGCCATTATCAATGGCTATGAGCGGAAGGGCTTCGAGGCTGCCGACTGGCCCGTCATCCTGGCCTATCTCGACAAGCAGCCGGCCGAAAATTTCGGATTCGGCGATGCCCGTGTCACACATGCCTGGACGCAGTTTCCGGACCTGACGCAGAAGCTTTGCGCCGCATGCAGCATTGCCAATGCGGTAGACCGCCCGGAAGACATGCTTGGCGATATCGATGCGCTGATCATCGCACGTGACGACTGGGAGACCCATGCCGCTCTTGCCACGCCTTTCCTGCAGGCGGGCATTCCGGTCTTTATCGACAAGCCGCTGACGCTCGATCCCGGCGAACTCGTGGCGCTCCGGCCGTATGTCGAGCAAGGCATGCTGATGTCGACATCAGGTCTGCGGTTCGCGCAGGAGCTTGACGCCATTGTCGAAAAGCTGCCTGATCTAGGCCCGATCAGCCTGATCTCAGCTACGGTGCTCAATGGTCTCGATAAATATGGCATCCACATGCTGGATGCCATCGATACGTTCGGCTTGGGCAAGCCGAGGCAAATCACCCGCCTTGCTGCGGGTCATCAGGCATTTGCTCTGCTGCTCGACAGCGGCGTCACCGTCAATCTCAACTGCCTTGGTTCCGTCGCAAAAACGTTTCACCTGAGTGTTTTTGGCAAGGGCGGGCACGTGCATGTCGATCTGCACGATAATTTCTCCGCCTTTCGCCGAACTATGGGCGCATTTGTCGAAATGGTTCGCACCCGCCGCCCGCCCATAGCGCCAGCGCGCCTAGTCGAAACCATGGACCTCATCCGGCTAGCCCTTGCCATGGAGCCGGGCCAGACCAGAGATGTGTCCGATGCCTGA
- a CDS encoding SDR family oxidoreductase has protein sequence MEGRVALIIGGAGLLGGEISYALAELGARIIVASRDVEKCRTFVETLGSIHPGKHEALAIDITDSASIRSVLADTAALTGGELDVLVNSGWSGRKNTFESISDEDWNLDIEVCLNGVFRTIKAATPLLATRRGTILSIASMYGHVAPDYRLYDSDRFANPPSYGAAKAGVIQLTKYLASFLAPQGIRANCISPGPFPFESTQQANPDFIARLEAKNPLNRIGSPPDLKGAAALLCTDAGSYITGQNICVDGGWAVW, from the coding sequence ATGGAGGGGCGTGTCGCTCTCATCATTGGCGGGGCTGGGCTGCTAGGGGGCGAAATCTCCTATGCTCTCGCTGAACTCGGCGCCCGCATCATCGTGGCCAGCCGCGATGTCGAAAAATGCCGCACATTCGTCGAGACCTTGGGATCGATCCATCCAGGCAAGCATGAGGCACTGGCGATCGACATTACCGACAGTGCCTCGATCCGCAGCGTACTGGCAGATACGGCCGCGCTGACCGGCGGGGAACTCGATGTTCTGGTCAATTCCGGTTGGTCGGGTCGCAAGAATACGTTCGAGTCCATCTCGGACGAGGATTGGAACCTCGATATCGAAGTGTGCCTCAATGGCGTGTTCCGCACCATCAAGGCGGCCACCCCCCTGTTGGCCACGCGTCGTGGTACCATCCTTTCCATCGCTTCCATGTATGGTCACGTGGCACCAGATTACCGCCTCTATGACAGCGACCGATTTGCCAATCCGCCGAGCTATGGCGCGGCCAAGGCCGGCGTGATCCAGTTGACGAAATATCTCGCCAGCTTCCTGGCGCCGCAGGGCATCCGCGCCAACTGCATCAGTCCCGGACCTTTCCCGTTTGAAAGCACGCAGCAGGCGAATCCCGACTTCATCGCGCGCCTGGAAGCCAAGAATCCGCTCAATCGCATTGGCAGCCCGCCTGACCTGAAGGGCGCGGCGGCGCTGCTCTGCACGGATGCGGGCTCTTACATCACCGGACAGAATATCTGCGTCGACGGTGGCTGGGCGGTCTGGTAA
- a CDS encoding cytidylyltransferase domain-containing protein encodes MGVVAVIPARGGSKSVPYKNLHPLGGKPLLAWPIETALATDSIDRVIVSTDDEKIAAAAQSHGAEIHWRPPELATDTALVIDTIRHLYRQLTERGTADDIMVLLEATAPFRTPELVGRCIDRMVAENLDSIATFNEASVNPERTWRLVDDMPVPFIEGAVPWKPRQLLTPAYQLNGAVYAFRPHLLPSDSPSILFGRMGAEVIPADELVDIDHQKDFIIADAILRSRTGA; translated from the coding sequence ATGGGCGTAGTTGCTGTTATCCCTGCCCGAGGTGGCAGCAAATCCGTTCCTTACAAAAATTTGCATCCGCTGGGCGGAAAGCCACTGCTGGCCTGGCCCATCGAGACGGCTCTGGCTACCGATTCCATCGACAGGGTTATCGTCTCCACCGATGATGAAAAGATTGCCGCGGCGGCTCAATCCCACGGCGCCGAAATTCATTGGCGTCCGCCAGAACTAGCCACCGACACAGCCCTGGTCATCGATACGATCCGCCACCTGTATCGTCAGTTGACCGAAAGGGGCACGGCCGATGACATCATGGTCCTTTTGGAGGCGACTGCGCCATTCCGCACGCCAGAACTGGTGGGCCGCTGCATTGACCGCATGGTCGCCGAAAACTTGGATTCTATCGCTACTTTCAATGAGGCGTCGGTCAATCCTGAACGGACATGGCGCCTTGTTGACGACATGCCGGTACCGTTTATAGAGGGGGCAGTGCCGTGGAAACCCCGCCAATTGCTGACTCCCGCCTATCAGCTCAACGGTGCTGTATACGCCTTTCGACCACATCTCCTGCCAAGCGATAGCCCGAGCATCCTGTTCGGCCGGATGGGGGCAGAGGTGATCCCTGCAGATGAGCTGGTCGACATTGATCATCAGAAGGACTTCATAATAGCCGATGCCATACTCAGATCCCGCACAGGCGCCTAG
- a CDS encoding Gfo/Idh/MocA family protein → MSSKDVLLIGAGRMGRSHAMAVRELGLSLAAVCDLRTEARDAMGEEFSIAPSARFAEAAAMLAAFPDPRLVVIATTANTHFDLVRAAVAAGAQAILCEKPMAASVDQCIGMVECCAQAGTRLGINHQMRFMPQYELVKTILDEGLLGRLGSMNVVAGSLGLAMNGSHYIEAFNFLTGAWPGWVSAHFTGEPINNPRGVEFFDQGGEFRFIADSGQRLNLIIGHDQGHGMTVTYAGEYGHIIIDELQGEAIVTARERAHRGAPMTRYGMPWERITHRFAPADNVQPTKRVLEALLKGENFPDGRTGLQIVRAVARCYDSAEQNSRKIAIETADANTGRVFPWA, encoded by the coding sequence ATGAGTTCAAAAGACGTTTTGTTGATTGGTGCCGGCCGGATGGGGCGCTCGCATGCCATGGCCGTGCGTGAACTGGGCCTGTCGCTGGCCGCCGTTTGCGATTTGCGGACCGAGGCCCGCGACGCAATGGGCGAAGAGTTTTCCATTGCCCCATCGGCCCGTTTCGCCGAGGCGGCAGCGATGCTGGCGGCCTTTCCTGACCCACGCCTCGTGGTCATCGCTACGACGGCCAATACGCATTTTGATCTCGTGCGTGCTGCCGTTGCGGCGGGTGCACAGGCCATTCTGTGCGAAAAGCCCATGGCTGCCTCCGTCGATCAATGCATCGGCATGGTGGAGTGCTGCGCGCAGGCAGGCACCCGGCTGGGTATCAACCACCAGATGCGCTTCATGCCGCAATATGAACTAGTCAAAACTATTCTCGACGAGGGGCTGCTGGGCCGGCTGGGCAGCATGAATGTGGTTGCCGGCTCGCTCGGGCTGGCCATGAACGGGTCTCACTATATTGAGGCCTTCAATTTCCTGACGGGTGCATGGCCAGGCTGGGTTTCGGCGCATTTCACCGGCGAGCCAATCAACAATCCGCGCGGCGTGGAATTTTTCGATCAGGGCGGAGAGTTCCGTTTCATTGCCGATAGCGGGCAGCGCCTCAACCTGATTATCGGGCATGATCAGGGACACGGGATGACGGTGACCTATGCCGGCGAATATGGGCATATCATTATCGATGAACTCCAGGGCGAGGCCATCGTCACGGCGCGCGAGCGGGCTCATCGCGGTGCGCCAATGACCCGCTATGGCATGCCATGGGAGCGCATTACGCACCGGTTTGCTCCTGCTGACAATGTGCAGCCAACCAAACGCGTGCTCGAGGCTCTATTAAAAGGGGAAAACTTCCCCGATGGTCGCACTGGTTTGCAGATCGTCCGTGCGGTAGCGCGATGCTATGACTCTGCCGAGCAGAATAGTCGTAAGATCGCGATTGAAACGGCCGACGCCAATACGGGACGGGTTTTCCCATGGGCGTAG
- the hisH gene encoding imidazole glycerol phosphate synthase subunit HisH, with protein sequence MTRQVVIVDYGVGNLQSVARAIVGVGAEPIFATTPEQVEVASIMVVPGVGAFGSCTAALHSHGLREAVLAVIASGRPTLGICVGMQMLLDESEEFGTHAGLGLIAGKVRSIPSTGADGEPHKIPHIGWSGLQPNQVDWQGTIFEDTEPGDACYFVHSFAANPINPSEVLATCDYDGRVICAAVQKDNLVGVQFHPEKSGKVGLRILSRFVNAR encoded by the coding sequence ATGACCCGGCAAGTTGTCATTGTCGATTATGGTGTCGGCAATCTGCAGAGCGTTGCCCGCGCCATTGTCGGCGTGGGCGCGGAGCCGATCTTTGCAACGACCCCCGAACAGGTCGAGGTCGCCAGCATCATGGTCGTGCCGGGTGTGGGCGCCTTCGGCAGCTGCACCGCCGCATTGCATAGCCACGGCTTGCGCGAGGCTGTTCTCGCTGTCATCGCTTCTGGCCGCCCAACTCTGGGTATATGTGTCGGTATGCAGATGTTGCTGGACGAAAGCGAAGAGTTCGGTACTCATGCCGGGCTGGGGCTCATCGCAGGCAAAGTGCGGTCCATCCCGTCGACGGGGGCGGATGGTGAGCCGCACAAGATTCCGCATATCGGGTGGAGTGGACTGCAGCCAAACCAAGTCGACTGGCAGGGCACTATTTTTGAGGATACCGAGCCGGGTGACGCCTGTTATTTTGTGCATTCTTTCGCGGCCAATCCCATTAACCCTTCAGAAGTACTGGCGACTTGCGACTATGATGGTCGCGTGATTTGCGCTGCGGTGCAAAAGGACAACCTTGTCGGAGTGCAGTTCCACCCTGAAAAGAGCGGCAAAGTGGGTCTGCGTATCCTCTCCAGATTTGTAAACGCCCGCTAG
- the hisF gene encoding imidazole glycerol phosphate synthase subunit HisF, with the protein MTAKRLIARLDVKAPNLIKGINLEGLRKLGEPGQFAQKYYAAGIDEIIYMDIVASLYDQNSLGDIVSRTSDAVFIPITVGGGIRSLADVQAMMRSGADKVAINTAAIRRPELISDIANTFGAQCMVVSIEAKQEATGRWQAYVDNGREKTGLDVVAWARQVVERGAGEILLTSVDREGTRKGFDLELIRAVSDAVPIPVIASGGMGTVEHLIEAVYEGHADAVAMADVLHYDRIPFQDIRARVQAAGVPLRKL; encoded by the coding sequence GTGACGGCCAAAAGGCTCATTGCTCGCCTTGATGTGAAGGCGCCCAATCTGATCAAGGGGATCAATCTTGAGGGCCTGCGCAAGCTGGGTGAACCAGGCCAGTTCGCGCAGAAATACTATGCCGCCGGCATCGATGAAATCATCTACATGGACATTGTTGCCAGTCTCTACGATCAGAACAGCCTCGGCGATATCGTGAGTCGGACCTCAGACGCCGTATTCATTCCCATAACCGTGGGCGGCGGCATCCGCTCCTTGGCGGACGTGCAGGCCATGATGCGATCGGGTGCGGATAAGGTTGCCATCAATACGGCTGCCATCAGACGGCCCGAATTGATCTCCGATATTGCCAATACCTTTGGTGCGCAGTGTATGGTTGTTTCCATTGAAGCCAAGCAGGAGGCGACGGGGCGTTGGCAGGCCTATGTCGATAACGGTCGCGAGAAGACTGGGCTGGATGTTGTCGCCTGGGCCAGGCAGGTAGTTGAGCGCGGGGCGGGGGAAATCCTATTGACATCGGTCGACCGGGAAGGAACTCGCAAGGGCTTCGACCTCGAACTCATCCGCGCGGTTTCTGATGCCGTGCCGATCCCGGTCATCGCGAGCGGAGGCATGGGTACGGTCGAGCACCTGATCGAGGCGGTGTACGAGGGGCATGCCGATGCTGTGGCTATGGCTGATGTGCTCCATTATGACCGCATTCCATTCCAAGATATTCGTGCCCGCGTGCAGGCGGCCGGCGTTCCGCTGAGGAAGCTATGA
- a CDS encoding aminotransferase class I/II-fold pyridoxal phosphate-dependent enzyme — MGVLLLVDAAGRFERTVTDGDIRRLMLAGGELTDSLAGIPVAESVVITKRHSRRDALEIMQAHVINHLPVVDEDGKVVDVLMRSELDEQVLLSTPHMGDAEREFVEDAFRTNWIAPLGPNVDAFECEVAERVSSPHAVALSSGTAAIHLALRMLDVKQGDTVFCSTLTFAASVNPIMYQGAEPVLIDSEPESWNMSPLALERALEEARREGRLPKAVIVVCLYGQSADMDPIMDICKRYGVDVIEDAAESLGAKYKSKASGTFGRLGIYSFNGNKIITTSGGGMLLTQEEDLAKRARFLATQARDPAPHYQHSTVGYNYRMSNILAGVGRGQLKVLEERVAARRRVFETYRTELASVEWLSWMPEPDWSYSTHWLSVCEILPDAPTTTVDVIRRLADEFIEARPVWKPMHLQPVFENFKYVQHSNHSVSDGLFERGICLPSGSNMSDADLERVVKTLRSI, encoded by the coding sequence ATGGGTGTGCTGCTTTTGGTGGATGCCGCCGGTCGCTTCGAGAGAACCGTGACCGATGGCGATATTCGGCGGTTGATGCTGGCGGGGGGCGAGTTGACCGACAGCCTGGCGGGCATCCCCGTTGCAGAATCCGTTGTCATTACGAAGAGGCACTCGCGACGCGATGCGCTTGAAATCATGCAGGCGCATGTGATCAATCATCTGCCTGTAGTCGATGAAGACGGCAAGGTCGTCGACGTTCTCATGCGATCCGAACTGGATGAGCAGGTGCTGCTATCCACGCCTCATATGGGAGATGCCGAGCGCGAATTTGTCGAAGACGCCTTTCGCACGAACTGGATCGCGCCCCTTGGCCCCAACGTCGATGCCTTCGAATGCGAAGTGGCCGAAAGGGTATCCTCACCGCATGCCGTCGCCCTCAGTTCCGGCACTGCTGCAATCCATCTCGCTCTGCGCATGCTTGATGTGAAGCAGGGCGACACGGTGTTCTGCTCGACACTGACCTTTGCCGCTAGCGTCAATCCGATCATGTATCAGGGAGCAGAGCCCGTCCTCATCGATTCCGAGCCTGAAAGCTGGAACATGTCCCCGCTGGCGCTTGAGCGCGCGCTGGAGGAGGCGCGGCGCGAGGGGCGGTTGCCCAAGGCGGTGATCGTGGTCTGTCTTTACGGGCAGAGCGCCGACATGGATCCGATCATGGATATATGCAAGCGCTACGGCGTCGATGTTATCGAAGATGCGGCTGAATCGCTTGGCGCCAAGTACAAATCCAAGGCGTCGGGCACATTTGGCCGGCTCGGCATCTATTCTTTCAATGGCAACAAGATCATCACTACTTCGGGCGGGGGCATGCTGCTCACACAGGAGGAAGACCTTGCCAAGCGGGCCCGTTTTCTGGCCACGCAAGCCCGAGACCCGGCGCCTCACTACCAGCATTCCACTGTCGGCTACAATTACCGGATGAGCAACATACTGGCGGGCGTCGGGCGCGGTCAACTCAAGGTACTGGAGGAGCGCGTCGCCGCGAGGCGGCGCGTGTTCGAGACCTATCGCACCGAACTCGCATCGGTGGAGTGGCTGTCATGGATGCCAGAGCCCGACTGGAGCTATTCCACCCACTGGCTCTCAGTGTGCGAGATTCTGCCGGATGCGCCGACCACTACCGTTGACGTGATCCGGCGACTCGCCGATGAGTTCATCGAAGCTAGGCCGGTATGGAAGCCTATGCACCTGCAACCTGTATTTGAGAATTTCAAATACGTGCAGCACTCCAACCACTCGGTTTCGGATGGGCTGTTCGAGCGTGGCATATGCCTTCCGTCCGGCTCCAATATGTCGGATGCAGATCTGGAACGAGTGGTGAAAACACTCAGGTCGATCTGA
- a CDS encoding NeuD/PglB/VioB family sugar acetyltransferase, whose amino-acid sequence MRCSRGGHRRDQIAVVDQNAMRTGQQILGIEIGMLEWPSLMGRAVHVCIGDNAIRRRLWEDARKVGASLFTIVHPQASIGGEADLGGGVFVAAQAVIAPRARLGEGTIVNHGAVVDHDCRVGVFCHVAPQSSLAGGVILGDGVLVGAGANVLPRVIVNRNAVVGAGAVVVKDVLGGETVVGVPAGRRT is encoded by the coding sequence ATGCGCTGCTCAAGGGGGGGGCATAGGCGGGATCAGATAGCTGTCGTTGACCAAAATGCTATGCGGACCGGGCAACAGATACTGGGCATCGAGATCGGTATGCTCGAGTGGCCGAGCCTTATGGGGCGGGCGGTGCATGTCTGCATCGGCGACAATGCAATCCGCCGTCGTCTGTGGGAGGATGCTCGCAAGGTTGGGGCAAGCCTTTTTACGATTGTGCACCCGCAAGCTAGCATTGGCGGTGAGGCAGACCTTGGCGGCGGCGTCTTTGTTGCGGCGCAAGCCGTCATTGCACCTCGCGCCCGCCTCGGAGAGGGCACTATTGTCAATCATGGGGCGGTGGTAGACCACGATTGCCGGGTTGGGGTATTTTGCCATGTTGCCCCCCAGTCGTCTTTGGCGGGTGGGGTTATCCTTGGGGATGGCGTTTTGGTGGGGGCAGGGGCTAATGTCCTGCCGAGGGTAATCGTTAATCGCAATGCGGTGGTGGGTGCCGGTGCCGTGGTGGTCAAGGACGTACTAGGCGGCGAGACGGTCGTGGGCGTGCCTGCGGGGCGACGGACATAG
- the neuC gene encoding UDP-N-acetylglucosamine 2-epimerase produces MNQCRRICYISGTRADYGLMQACLQQIDACPDLELGIIATGMHLSPMFGMTVGDIERAGLPIVARIPVADGKLDGAGMAGNIAVMMTGIVAALQVFKPDAVLLLGDRGEMIAAALAAIHLNIPIFHIHGGERSGTVDEPVRHAISKLSDVHLVATEESADRLVRMGERADRVHVVGAPGLDGIVELASEPAESLLPRYGLDPQRELALLLYHPVLQEAEAGAGVVDVLIAELSEQDTQVLAFRPNSDAGSAPILAALDAAEKAGRVKLVTHAPRNDYLALLRHARMLLGNSSSGIIEAATFGTSVVNVGSRQMLRQRNSNVIDVLPFPAAIRVAITEARSQSRRTSNVFGDGQAAPRIVRYLRETPLDQILGKVNVY; encoded by the coding sequence ATGAATCAGTGCCGCCGCATATGCTATATAAGCGGTACGCGAGCCGATTACGGCCTTATGCAGGCTTGCCTGCAGCAGATCGATGCCTGCCCTGATCTTGAGCTGGGCATCATTGCGACGGGCATGCACCTTTCGCCGATGTTTGGAATGACCGTGGGCGACATCGAACGCGCAGGCCTGCCTATCGTTGCCAGAATTCCTGTGGCGGATGGCAAGCTCGACGGCGCCGGGATGGCGGGTAATATTGCTGTGATGATGACCGGCATCGTTGCGGCACTACAGGTTTTCAAGCCCGATGCGGTGCTCCTGCTGGGTGACCGTGGCGAAATGATCGCGGCGGCGCTGGCGGCCATCCATCTCAATATTCCAATTTTCCACATTCATGGCGGCGAGCGCTCCGGCACTGTCGACGAACCCGTACGCCATGCCATTTCCAAACTGTCCGATGTTCATCTTGTGGCGACCGAAGAAAGCGCCGACCGTCTGGTTCGCATGGGAGAACGGGCCGATCGCGTCCATGTTGTGGGCGCCCCTGGACTCGACGGTATTGTCGAGTTGGCCAGCGAACCCGCCGAATCGCTTCTGCCGCGCTATGGACTCGATCCGCAAAGGGAACTAGCACTTCTGCTCTATCATCCTGTGCTGCAAGAGGCTGAGGCAGGGGCTGGCGTGGTTGATGTCCTGATCGCCGAACTCTCGGAGCAGGATACGCAGGTGCTCGCCTTTCGGCCAAATTCCGATGCCGGCAGCGCACCTATTCTTGCGGCGTTGGACGCCGCCGAAAAGGCGGGGCGGGTCAAGCTGGTGACCCATGCTCCACGCAACGACTATCTGGCTCTGTTGCGCCATGCCCGCATGCTGTTGGGCAATTCCAGCAGCGGGATTATCGAAGCGGCGACATTCGGTACGTCGGTCGTCAATGTTGGCAGTCGTCAGATGCTGCGTCAGCGCAACAGTAATGTTATCGATGTGCTACCATTCCCGGCGGCCATTCGCGTGGCCATCACAGAGGCCAGGTCGCAGTCGCGCAGGACGAGCAATGTTTTCGGCGATGGTCAGGCGGCGCCGCGTATCGTTCGTTATCTGCGGGAGACCCCCTTGGATCAAATCCTGGGCAAGGTGAATGTCTATTGA
- the neuB gene encoding N-acetylneuraminate synthase — translation MNTFIIAEAGVNHNGNADMALRLVDVAADAGADAIKFQSFSADKLTRLGADTAEYQRAATGHSDQYNMLKALEISEELHHALFERAHARGIEFMSTAFDEGSFDFLVALGLKRVKVPSGELTNTPFLRHMARSGLPLIVSTGMATLEEVVDAVSVIKATREAAGIVPVPNDLAILHCTSNYPAMPEHVNLRAMQTIADATGAVMGYSDHTLGIAVSTAAVAMGAKTIEKHFTLDKSLPGPDHGASLDPEELKALVRAIRDIEKALGDGVKQPTASEVPIRALVRRSVTAVRDIEADATVRAEDITLLRPGTGIPPADLDKVYGRRTARRIAAGETVVWSDLQ, via the coding sequence ATGAATACGTTCATCATTGCTGAGGCCGGCGTGAACCACAATGGCAATGCCGACATGGCCCTGCGGCTCGTCGATGTCGCGGCTGATGCTGGCGCCGATGCGATCAAGTTCCAGAGCTTTTCGGCCGACAAGCTGACCCGACTTGGCGCCGATACTGCTGAATACCAGAGGGCGGCCACGGGGCACAGCGACCAGTACAACATGCTGAAGGCGCTGGAAATTTCCGAGGAACTGCATCATGCTCTGTTCGAGCGCGCACACGCGCGGGGCATCGAATTCATGTCGACGGCTTTCGATGAGGGGTCCTTCGATTTTCTCGTCGCTCTGGGCCTGAAGCGGGTTAAGGTGCCCTCGGGCGAGCTGACCAATACCCCGTTCTTGCGTCACATGGCGCGGTCTGGCTTGCCACTGATCGTCTCCACCGGCATGGCGACGCTGGAAGAGGTGGTGGACGCCGTGAGCGTAATCAAGGCGACGCGGGAAGCCGCAGGGATCGTCCCGGTGCCCAACGATTTGGCTATTCTGCACTGCACCTCGAACTATCCGGCTATGCCCGAGCACGTGAATCTGCGGGCTATGCAGACCATTGCCGATGCTACCGGCGCTGTCATGGGCTATTCGGATCATACGCTGGGCATAGCCGTTTCGACCGCCGCCGTGGCGATGGGCGCGAAGACCATTGAGAAGCATTTTACGCTCGACAAATCGCTTCCCGGCCCCGACCACGGCGCGTCGCTGGATCCGGAGGAACTGAAGGCGCTGGTTCGCGCCATACGCGATATCGAAAAGGCTCTTGGGGATGGCGTGAAGCAACCTACGGCATCCGAAGTGCCGATCCGGGCGCTTGTGCGCCGCAGCGTGACGGCAGTACGTGACATCGAGGCGGACGCCACCGTCCGCGCGGAGGATATTACTCTGCTACGCCCCGGCACTGGCATCCCCCCCGCCGATCTCGACAAAGTCTATGGCCGGCGTACCGCCCGCCGGATTGCAGCTGGCGAAACCGTGGTTTGGTCGGATCTGCAATGA